The genomic interval GCCGCAAGCGCGCCTCGCGCTGGAGGCGGCGATGGCGTCGTACCAGACCGGGGCGGTGGACTTTCTCACGCTGCTCGCGAACGTGACGAGCGTGCTGACCTACGACCTCGCCTCCCAACAACAGCACGCGCTGCACCTCAAGGCACTGGCGCGCATCGAGCCCCTGACGGGCCTGTCCCTGATTCATTAGTGAGGACCACCATGACTACCCCGTCGTCCGCTCCCCACACCTCGCGCCTGCTCCTGGCCGCCGTCGCCGTCGGCTCGCTGGCGCTGGGCGCCGGGATCACCTACACGCTGGTGCGCCGCGGCGCGGCACCGGCGGGGGCAGCCCCCGCGGCGACCACCGAGCACGCGCAGGCGGGCCACTCGACGCCGGCTGCAGAGGCCTCGGCGCCTGGGCCCCAACGGGTGCTGATCTCGCCGGCCCGTCAGCAGACGATCGGCGTGCGGACCGCGATCGTCGGCCACCAATCGATGGACTCGACCATTCGAACGGTGGGCGCGATGGCCTACGACGAAACCCGCATCACCGAGGTGCACCCGAAGATCGCCGGATGGGTGGAGCGCACCTTCGTCGATTACGTCGGCAAGACCGTCCGGCGCGGACAGCCCCTGCTCACGATCTACAGCCCGGAACTCGTCTCGACCCAGCACGAGTACCTGCTGGCGCTGCGCGCGCGCGGGCAACTGAGCAAGAGCGCGTTCGCGGAAACCCGCAGCGGCGCCGAATCGCTGCTCGAAGCCACCCGGGACCGCCTGCGCCTCTGGGACGTCAGCGACGCGCAGGTCGAGGCGCTCGAGCGCACCGGCGAAGTGCAACGAACCCTGACCCTGTATTCGCCGTTCAACGGGGTCGTGCTCGAACGCAACACCTACGCCGGGCAGTACATCACCCCTGACACGGCCACCGCGAAAATCGCCGACCTCTCGCGGATCTGGGTGGTGGCGCAGATCTTCGAATACGAAACGCGCTCGGTGAGGCTCGGGCAGGAGGCCCTGATCGAGTTCCCGTACGGGCAGTCAACCCGCAAGCTCACCGGAAAGATCACGTTCATCTATCCGGACATCGATCCGCAGACCCGCCGCGCGCGCGTGCGCATCGAGTTCGCCAATCCCGGGCTCGAACTGAAGCCGGAGACCTACGTCACGGTAACCATCCAGGTCGCCGGCGGCCACGCGCTGGCCGTGCCGCGCGAAGCCGTGATCGACACCGGCACCGCCCAGTACGTGATCGTGGCGCTCGCCGACGGCTACTTCGAGCCGCGACCGGTCGAGGTCGGCGCCCCCGTCGACGCGTTCTATCCGGTCCTCACGGGCCTGGCCGAGGGTGACCGCATCGTGACCTCCGCGCAGTTCCTGATCGACTCCGAGACAAACTTGCAGGCGGCGATGCAGGCGATGTCGCTGAGCATGCCGGGCATGGACATGGGCGGCGCCACGAGGGACCTCCCGGCCAAGGGCGTGGGTGGAGCCGGCGCCGACATGCCGGGCATGGACATGAGCCCGAAACCAGGGGCCGCGCCCGGCAACGCGACGCCGCCGCCACCGCACCAGCATCAGTAGGCGAAGGGAACCGTCATGATCGACAAGCTCATCGCCTTCAGCGCCCGCAACGGCTTCGTCGTCTTGCTGCTGATCGTCGCGATCACCGGCGGCGGCGTGTGGGCGATTCGGTCGACGCCGATCGATGCCATCCCCGACCTGTCGGACGTCCAGGTGATCATCAGCGCCAACTGGGAAGGCCGCAGCCCGACCCTGGTCGAGGACCAGGTGACCTATCCGATCGTGACGGCGCTGCTCTCCGCGCCACAGGTCAAGGTGGTGCGCGGGTTCTCGTACTTCGACGTCGCGTTCGTCTACGTGATCTTCGAAGACGGCACCGATCCGTACTGGGCCCGCAGCCGCGTGCTCGAGTATCTCAACGGCCTGCAGGGCCGCCTGCCGGCCGGGGTCACGCCCATCCTCGGGCCCGACGCCTCGGGAGTGGGCTGGGGATTCGAGTACGCGCTCGTCGATCGCACCGGCAAGACCGACCTCGCGCGCCTGCGCACGCTCAACGACTGGTACGTGCAGTACTGGCTGCGCAGCGTTCCAGGGGTCGCCGAGGTGGCGCCGGTCGGCGGCTACGTCAAGCAGTACCAGGTCGAGATCGATCCGAACGCACTGGTGGCCTACGGCATGTCGATCGACATGGTGATCGCCGCCATTCGCCAGAGCAACAACGACGTTGGCGGGCGGGTCGTCGAGTGGACCGGCCGGGAGTACATGGTCCGGGGCCGCGGCTACCTCACCGGTGTCGCGGACATCGAGATGGTGAGCCTCGGTGCCCGCCCCAACGGCACTCCCGTCCTGGTCAAGGACGTCGGTCGTGTGCAGATTGGCTCCGACATGCGGCGGGGCGTGGCCGACCTGAACGGCGAAGGCGACGTCGCCGGCGGTATCGTCGTGATCCGATCCGGCGTCGACACCAACAGCGTGATCAAGAACATCAAGGCGGCGGTGGCCGGCCGCATCCAGCCGGCCCTGCCCGAAGGCGTCGAGTTGGTCACCACCTACGACCGCTCCGACCTGATCGAGCGCTCGATCAGCAACCTGAGGGAGAAGCTGATCGAAGAGGGCATCATCGTCTCCCTGGTCTGTGTCGTCTTCCTCTGGCACTTCCGCAGCGCACTGGTCGCCATCCTGACGCTGCCACTCGCGATTCTGCTGTCGTTTGTCGCCATGAAGGCGGTCGGCGTCGGCTCCAACATCATGAGCCTGGGCGGCATCGCGATCGCCATTGGCGCCATGATCGACGCCGCGATCATCATGATCGAGAACGCCCACAAGCACCTCGAGCACGACGAGGGCACGGGCTCGCGCACCGAGATCCTGATCAGGGCGGCGCAGGAAGTGGGCCGACCGCTGTTCTTCTCACTGCTGATCATCACGGTCTCCTTCCTGCCCATCTTCACGCTCGAAGGGCAGGAGGGCCGGCTCTTCCACCCGCTCGCCTTCACCAAGACGTTCGCGATGGGCTTCGCCGCGCTCACGTCCGTGCTGGTGGTGCCGTTCCTGATGGTCCTGTTCATTCGCGGCCGGATCCCCAAAGAGGAACGGAACCCGGTCAACCGGTTCCTGATCTGGGCGTACCACCCGTTTGTCCGGTTCGTCCTCCGGCACCGGGCGCTCACCCTGATCGCCGCCCTCCTCCTGATGGCCAGCACAGTCCCCGTCTACCTGAAGCTCGGTTCCGAGTTCATGCCGCCGTTGTACGAGGGCACGCTTCTCTACATGCCGATTACGCTCCCGGGCGCCTCGGTGCAAACCGCGCAGCAGATCCTGACGCTGCAGGACAAGCTGATCAAGTCGGTGCCGGAGGTGGCGTCGGTCTTCGGCAAGGCGGGCCGGGCGCTGACGGCCACCGACCCGGCGCCGCTCGAGATGATCGAGACGGTGATCAACCTCAAGCCCGAATCGGAATGGCGTCCGGGCATGACGGTGGATCTGCTCGAAGCGGAACTGGACAAGACGGTCCGGCTGCCCGGCGTGGTCAATGCCTGGACCATGCCCATCAAGGGGCGGGTGGACATGCTCTCAACCGGCATCCGCACGCCGGTGGGGATCAAGATCTTCGGTCCGAAGCTGGAAACCATCAACGAGATCGGCACCCAGATCGAAGGGGCCATCGCCAGCGTGGCCGGCACGCGCAATGTGTTCGCCGAACGTGTCACCGGCGGGTACTACCTCGACTTCACGATCAAGCGGGACCAGATTGCCCGCTACGGCCTCACCATCCAGGACGTCGAGATGGTGATCGAGTCGGCGATCGGCGGCGCGAACATCACGACCACCATCGAAGGGCGCGAGCGCTTCCCGGTCAGCGTGCGCTACCAGCGCGCCTACCGCAGCGACCTCAACACGCTCAAGCGAACCCTGATTGCGACACCCGGAGGCGCCCAGATCCCCATCGAGCAGGTGGCCGATATTTCGGTCAGCAGCGGCCCGACCGTGATCCGCACGGAGCAGGCGCAGTTACTGGGCTACGTCTACGTCGACGTCGCCGGGCGCGACATCGGCGGCTACGTGGAAGATGCCAAGCGCGTCGTGGCCCAGATGGTGAAGCTCCCGGAGGGCTACACCCTGGAGTGGAGCGGCCAATACGAGTACATGATGCGCGCCGCCGCGCGGCTCCGCATCGTCATTCCCGTCACGCTGCTCATCGTGATCGTGCTGCTCTACTTCAGCACCCGCAGCGCGGCGAAAATCCTGATCGTGCTGCTCGCCGTGCCGTTCTCACTGATCGGCGCGTTCTGGCTGATCTACCTCCTCGGCTACAACATGAGCGTGGCGGTGTGGGTAGGCATCATCGCGCTCGCCGGCGTCGACGCGGAGACGGGTGTCGTGATGCTGCTCTATCTGGACCAGTCGTTCGCGAAATTCAAGGCGGCGGGACGGATGAACAGCCTTGCTGATTTGCAGGAGGCCGTGGAAGACGGCGCCGTCAAGCGCATCCGCCCGAAGATGATGACCGTGATGGCCATCCTGATGGGACTGCTCCCGATCATGTGGAGCCACGGCGCCGGCGCCGACGTCATGAAACGCATCGCCGCGCCGATGGTGGGCGGCGTCGTCACCTCGTTCGCCCTCGAGCTGTTGATCTACCCGGTGGTCTACACGCTGTGGAAATGGCATACGGAAGTGAAACCCGCTCGCGTCAACCCGGCCGGTTAATCAGGAGACTTTATGTGGATGCGCATCGCCCTGCTTCTCTCGTGCCTGGCCGCCTGGACCGGGCCGGTATCGCCCGCCACCGCGCAACCGGCGCCGATCGAGGCGCGTGAGGACACCGCCTTCGGCGGGCATCCGGGCTCCCTGCGGCTCGACGGCGACGGCCTCGCCTTCGACGCACGCGATGCCAAGCGTAGCCGGCGCTGGACCTTTGACGAGGTTCGCCAGCTGCGCATCGAAACGTCTCGCCGCATCGTCGTGGAAACGTATCAGTCGCGCGGGTGGCGTCGTCTCGGCCACAGCCGGGCCTACCAATACCGCACCACGACGCCGGTGGCGCCCGAATGGGTGGCGGAAGTCCTGTCGCGCATCACCCGTTCAGTGGTCACGTCAGTGGTCCCGCCCCGGACGGCGCCGGCGCAGTTCACCGCCGACGTGCACCACGAGGGGACAGACACCGGAGGCCGGCTCGCGCTCTATTCTGACGGGATGGCCTTCGAGACGCCCCGCGACGGTTTCGCGCGCTTCTGGCGCTTCACGGACCTGGACGCCGTGCTCCTCCAGGACCGCTATCGGCTGCAGATCGCGGTCTACGAGGGTCCGCGCGAGCACGTGCGCCCGTTTCTCTTCACGCTCAAGAAGGACCTGCCACCCGGCTTCTACGACGAACTCTGGCGCGCCGTCAACGGGCGTTCCGGAATCGTTTCCAGGGAAGCGCTCAAGTAAAGGACTCTGTGAAGATTCAGATCCGGTCCATCGTCATCGCGGTCATCATTGGGTGGGGGCTTGAACCAGACGCTTGGCACGTTTTACCCTGGAGGAACACCAATGGCGAAATGCGGATGCAGGGAAGTTCATGAGCGGCGACGGGTCGTCTTGACTGGCGGGCCTGGCGCGGGAAAGACGGCCCTGCTGGAGCTGGTCCGGCAATCGTTCTGCTCCCATGTCAAGGTGTTGCCGGAGGCTGCTGGCGTGGTCTTTGGTGGCGGCTTTCCCCGGGAAGACGACCCCGCCTGTCAGCGCGCCGCGCAACGGGCGATTTTCCATGTCCAGCGCGAGCTGGAGGTCACGGGAGACAACCACCACCCGGCGATTGTCCTGTGCGATCGTGGCACCATCGACGGCCTCGCCTACTGGCCGGGAGAGCCCGAGGAGTTCTGGTCGTCCGTTGGCGCGACCGTGGACGATGAACTCCGCCGATACGACGCCGTCATCCACCTGCGAACGCCGCCGCTGGAGCACGGCTACAACCACCAGAACCCCCTGCGGACTGAGTCAGCGACCGCGGCCGCCGAAATCGACACACGGATTGCCCTCGCGTGGGAGCGGCACCCCCGCCGGTTCATCGTCGAGTCGTCCGCAGACTTCCTCGACAAGGCGGCTCGCGCCGTTGCAATCCTGCGCGACGAGGTGCCCGCCTGCTGTCGAGGACATGTCGTGCCGGCGCCGCGTAGCGGCCGACCGGTCGCGCGCTAGAAACCGATCGAATACACCAGCTTGAAAGTGCGGCCGCTCTCGGGCAGCACGTCCTTCAGATAATTCAAATGATTGCGGTACAGCGCGTCGGTGGCGTTATCCAGCCGCGCTGTGATCGTGTTGAGTACGCCAGCCTTGCTGAAGGAATAGGACCCAAACACCCGGCCGGTCGAGTAGCCGTCGGTCGGCAGTTCGGCCCCGTAGACGCGGGTCTGGTCCGAGACGATGGACACGCTGCCGCCGAACTGGAACGCGTTCTTTCGGTAGGTGAGGCCCGTCAGGACGCGGAAGGGCGGGATGCGCGGCAACGGCTGCCCAGACGCCGACAACTCGCCCTTGACCCAGTCGTAGGTGACTTCCACGGTGAGTTCGTCGGTCACTTTCACATCGGCGTGGGCCTCGGCGCCAAGCAACACGCTGTCGGCCGCGATGTTCTCAACCACAGGGAAGCCCTCTGCCTCTTCGCCGGTCGGCTGCCGAAAGATGTAGTTCTTGATGTCGTTTCGGAAGAACGTGAGTTCTCCTCCAAAGCGCCGTGAACGTCCCCGCACCGATACGTCGAACCCGAGTGCGTGCTCGGCACCGAGCTCGTCGTTGCCGACTTCAAACGCCAGGTTTCCCGGGTGCGGGCCCAGATAGTAGAGCTCTTCGAGCGCGGGATACCGTGCCGCTCTCGCTACGTTGATTGCGACCACGACATTCTCGTTCGCCGCCCGCGGCTTCAACAGCAGGCCGACCGATCCCGAAAACTCGTTGAAGGCGCGGGGCGTCAGGCCGTTCTCGGGTCGATATGCCGCGTGATCGAGACGGCCGCCAAACTGCACGGTTGCGTGGGGAGACCCGAACTCTTCGTACAGGAAACCAGCAAACGACCGCTGTCCGACCGGGGGGGACAGTGCCTCTTCGCCGGTCGCGGCGAAGTTGCGGTCCAGGAACCACACGCCGAAGCTTCCGGTCAACTTGCCGGCTGGACGATGCGAGAGCAGCACTTCGCCTTCCACCGTGTCGTTGTTGAACGTGGTGCCGACTTCGGTGCCCGTCAGCTCCGAGTGCTCGTAGCGGCGAACACCGAGCGTGGCCCGATACGATTGCAGCCACCCTCCCAGTTGCGCCCCGCCAGCTCGTAGGCTGAAGGAGTGGCGCTTCGGCGTCAGACTGATCTGCCCTTCTTCCACAATCGGAATGCCGTACTTCGTGTCGTCGTAACCGTAGCTGGCGCCGACGTATGAGCGCTCGCCCGTCCACGCGGCGCCGAGCGTCCCCAGGCCCATCCGCGAGCCCGAGTTGTCCACCTTGCCCTGTGGAGTCATGTAGTTGCCCGCACGCCGACCCGCACCGCCGAAATGCGCAGCGAATTTGCCGTTCCCGACGTGGATGTCACCCGCCCCGCCAGCCTGGGAACCGTTGCTGGTGTAATCCATGGTGATCGTACCGGATGCCCCCTGCTGTTTCTCTGTGGGAATCTGATCGGTGATGACGTTGACCAGGCCGCCGATCGCGTTGGCGCCGTAGAGCAAGGTGGCCGGTCCGCGCACGACCTCGATCTTCTTCGCCGCCGCAGGATTGCTCGGCACCGAGTGATCGCCCGACTGACTGGACAGGTCGCCCATGCGCTGGCCGTCTTCGAGGACCGCGATGCGGTCACCGTCGAGACCGCGGATCACCGGACGCGCCGGCCCGGGTCCGAAAGCGCGCGTGGCCACGCCAGGCGCTTCCGACAACGTGGCTCCGATCGTCGATTCAAGCTGCTTGGCCAGCTCCTGGCCCGCCAGCACGGAGGTGGGCTGATACGATTCGAACTGCGGACGGGCGTTCGGACTCACCGACAGCACTTCAGCAAAGTGCAGGTCGAAGTCGACGGCCAGATTGAGCGTCACTGGCTGCGCCGCGACTGTCACCTCAGTGCGCCGGGTGCTGTAGCCCTCCGCGCGGACACCGACGTGGTACGAACCCGGTGGCACACCCTCGAACTTATAGACGCCCTCGTCATTGGTGCGCACCTCGCGACGCAACTCGTCGATCACGACAAGTGCGGCGGCCAGCGGCTGATTATTGCCGCCCTGCGTCACCGTTCCGACGAGCGTTGTCGACGTCTGCGCCCATGCCTGGGTTTGAGTCATGGTGGCGAGAACCGCCACCGACATACCAACGAGACGAGCCAAGCGGATAACGTCCACGAACCACACTCCTCAACACACATCTCTGGAAACGGATGGCGATCGCCGGCCACGATCAGGCGACGCGCGCATGACATGCGCGTCAAGACCAGGGCAAGGGAGGCGACCGGCGAACCTTAGACGGCGAGGAAAGCGGGTGGGCCGCGGGAGGAAGGTGCGGCGCAGACCAGCTCAACGGGATGACTCTCACCGGGTTCTAGGCAAGGCGCTGAGGAGAACGGTGATGCGAGCGCAACCGGGTAGGAAACGAACGCTCCGCTGAAAGCCCGCTGCAGGTGACAGACAACGCAGTGTTCGGGCCGTGTCGGTCGAGACCCGGGCGCGACGATTCTGAGCGCGTCATGCTCACTCGACCCCGACACCAACCGGCACGCCGGATCGTCGTCGGCGCCGATCGTGTGTGCGTCGAGGCCAGGCAGCGCCACAGTGCTCAGGAACGCGAAGAGCACACACGCTGCGAGCGGACGCCGCCGAGGTCGAGGCAAAGCCACGGTTTTTCTATTCTGACCGCCAAAGAAAGGCTGGGTCAAGCAATACGCACGCGCGCATCACAGCTCAACCTCCCGGCGCTCGCGCGCGAAGACCGCGTAGAGAACCGGCAGCACCAGCAGCGTCAGGACGGTGGACGAGAGAATGCCGCCGACGACCACGGTCGCGAGCGGGCGCTGCACCTCGGCGCCGGTTCCCGTCGCCAGCGCCATCGGCAGGAAGCCGAGCGAGGCGACCATCGCCGTCATCAGCACCGGTCGCAGTCGCGCCAGCGCGCCGTGGAACACCGCCTCGTCCACCGACGCGCCGTCCGCCCTGAGGCGGTTGATGAACGTCAGCATCACCAGCCCGTTCAGCACGGCGACGCCCGACAGCGCGATGAAGCCGACTGCCGCGGAGATCGAAAACGGAATGTCCCGCAACCACAGCACCAGCACACCGCCGGTCATGGCCAGCGGCACGCCGCTGAACACCAGCAGGGCGTCACGCACGTTGCCGAACGTCGCGAACAGCAGCGCGAGGATCAGCAGGAGCGCCAACGGCACGACCACCTGCAGCCGCTGGCGCGCCGACAACAACTGCTCGAACTGGCCGCCCCACGCCGTCCAATAGCCGGCCGGGATGGTGACCTCGTCTTTGATGCGCTGTTCGGCGTCGTCGACGAACGAGCCGATGTCGCGCCCGCGCACGTTGGCGGTCACCACCACGCGGCGCTTCCCGTTCTCGCGGCTGACCTGGTTGGGGCCGGTCGCGATTTCGAACGTGGCGATCGAACCCAGGGGCACATAGTCACGCGCGCCGGACGCCGGCGGCAGCGGCACCGGCAGCCGCTCGAGTCCCTCGATGTTCGTGCGGAGAACCTCGGGCAGGCGCACGACGATGTCGAAGCGACGGTCGCCCTCGTAAACCTGCCCGCTGGTCCTGCCGCCAATCGCGACCTCGATCACTTCCTGCACGTCGGCGACGTTCAGGCCCAGCCTGGCCATGGCCGGCCGATCGATCTGCACCGTCAGCATTGGCAGCCCGGTCGTCTGCTCGACCTTGACGTCGGCGGCGCCCTCGACGGCGGCCAGCACCTGCTCCACGTCGGCGCTCACGGCCTCCAACGTCGCCATGTCGTCGCCGAAAATCTTCACGGCCACGTCGCTGCGCACGCCGGCGATCAGCTCGTTGAAGCGCATCTGGATCGGCTGGGTGAACTCGTAGTTGTTGCCCGGCAGGTGGAGCAAGTCCGCTTCCAGCTGCTCCACCAGGGACGCCTTTGGCCGGGCCGGGTCGGGCCACAGGGCGGGCGGCTTCAGCATCACGTAGGTGTCGGCCACGCTCGGCGGCATCGGATCGTTTGCGATCTCGGCGGTGCCGATCTTCGAGAACACGTAGTCCACCTCCGGGTAGGTCTTCAGCTTGCGTTCCACCGCGTGCTGCATCTCCACCGCTGTCGTCAGGCTCGTGCCCGGGATGCGGAGGGCGTGCACCAGCAGGTCGCCTTCATCGAGGCTGGGCAGGAATTCCGTTCCCAGGCGCGTCGCCATGACCCCGGTAACCAGCATCAAGGCGGCCGCGGCCACGACCGTGGCCAGCCGGTTGTTGAGCACCATTCTCAACGCCGGTTGATATACGCGCATGGCACCGAGCACCAGCACGTTTTCTTTCTCCGACATCCGGCCGGTCATGAAGATCGCGAGCGCCGCCGGCACGAACGTCAACGTCAGGATCATGGCGCCGGTGAGCGCCGCCAGCACGGTGAACGCCATCGGGTAGAACATCTTCCCTTCGATCCCGGTCAGGGTCAGGATCGGCAGGTAGACGATCATGATGATCAGCTCGCCGAAGATGGTGGCGCGGCGCACCTGGCGCGAGGCGTCGAACACCACCTCGAATCGCTCGGCCCGGGTCAGCAGCCGCCCAAGTTCATGCTGCCGCTCGCCCAGGCGGCGGACGCAGTTCTCGACGATGATGACCGCCCCATCGACGATGATGCCGAAGTCGAGGGCCCCCAGGCTCAGCAGGTTGCCGCTGACGCCGCGCTCGACCATGCCGGTGATGGCGAACAGCATCGACAGCGGGATGACGCAGGCGGTGATGATCGCGGCGCGGATGTTCCCGAGGAAGACGAACAGGACGAGGATGACCAGCAGCGCGCCGATCATCAGGTTGTGCTGCACCGTCTCGATGGTCGCGTCCACCAGCTTCGAGCGGTCGTAGACGGTCTTGGCCACGACGCCGGCGGGCAGGGTGCGGTTGACCTCGGCCATGCGGTCGGCGACTCGCCGCGACACGACACGGCTGTTCTCCCCCATCAGCATGAAGGCGGTGCCGACCACGACCTCGCGGCCGTCTTCAGTGGCCGCGCCCGTGCGCAGCTCCTGCCCAAGGGCCACCTGCGCCACGTCGCTCACGTAGGTCGGGGTGCCCCGTGCGTGCCCGACCACGATCTTCTCGATATCGGCCAGCGTCGCAACTTGCCCCGGCGCCCGCACCAGGTACTGCTCGCCGCGCCGCTCGATGTAGCCGGCGCCGACATTGGCGTTGTTGGCGGCCAGCGCCGTCATCACGTCGCGGAACGTGAGCCCGTAGGCCACCAGTTTCGCGGGATCGGGGGTGACGTGAAACTGCTTGGTGTAACCGCCGATGCTGTTGACGTCGGCGACGCCGGGCACCGTGCGCAGTTGGGGACGCACGATCCAGTCCTGCACCGTGCGCAGGTCCATGCCGGTGTACGGCTCGCCCGCCGCGGTGCGCGCCTCTTCACCGGCCTCCACCGTCCACAGGAAGATCTCACCCAGGCCCGTGGCAATGGGGCCCATCGACGGCGTGATGCCGGCCGGCAACTGGTCGCGGGCTTCGAGAATGCGCTCGTTGACGAGCTGGCGCGAGAAGTAGATGTCGGTGCCGTCCTCGAAGATCACGGTGACCTGCGACAACCCGTACCGGGAGATCGAGCGGGTCTCGAGCAGGCGCGGCAGGCCGGCCATGGCGGTCTCGACCAGGTAGGTGATGCGCTGCTCGACCTCGAGGGGCGAGTATCCCGGCGCTTCGGTGTTGATTTGCACCTGGACGTTCGTGATGTCGGGCACCGCGTCGATCGGCAGCCGCTGGTAGTTGTAGACGCCGAACACCGCGGCGCCGAGGGTCGTCATCAAGACGACCCATCGCTGCGCGATGGCGAACTGGAGAATGCGTTCGATCATGCCGGTCCTTGTGGGTGTCTGGCTCATGGCGGCACTAGTGATCGTGGGTGGCGCCGAGCTTGCCGATCTCGGCCTTCACGGCAAAGCTGTTGGTGGCGGCGAACCGCTCCCCTGCCTTCAGTCCGCTCAGCACCTCGATCCACACGCCATCGGAGCGGCCGAGCGCCAGCGGACGCGCCTCGAACCAGTCGCCGTAGCGCACGAACACCACCTGCCAGTCGCGAAAGGTCTGGATGGCCTCGACCGGGACCGCCAAGGGGACCGTCGCGGACGACTGCTCGAGCCTCACGGTCACGAACAGGCCGGGCCGCCACGCGCCGCCGGTATTCGGCACGACGATGCGAGCCGTGGCGCGGCGGTTCTGCTCGCCAATCAACGCGCCGATGAAGGTGACCCGGCCCGGCACCTCCAGGCCGAGGTCGTTGGCCACGACCGTGGCCGGCTGCCCCTGCCGCACGCGAACCAGATCCTTGGCGGGAATGCTGGCCTCAATCCAGACCGAGCTGAGATCGGCGATCACGAAGATGTTGCGATCGGCCGGCACGGCTTCGCCGACGGTGAGGTCGCGCTCGACCACCGTGCCGGCAATGGGCGCGCGAATCTCGTAGCGCGGCAGGCTGTCGGGCGCGGCGGTGCTCAGCGCATTCACCGCCACCTGGGTCAAGCCCAGCGCGACCAGCTTCTGGCTCGCCAGGTCCTGCCCGAGGCGCGCCTCATCGAACTGCCTTCGCGCTTCGAGGTATTCCTGTTCGGCGGAGATCTTTTTCTTCCACAGGTTCTCCTCCCGGTCCACGGCGACGCGCGCGAACTGGAGGCGCTGCGCGGCCGCCAGGA from Vicinamibacterales bacterium carries:
- a CDS encoding ATP-binding protein, which encodes MTGGPGAGKTALLELVRQSFCSHVKVLPEAAGVVFGGGFPREDDPACQRAAQRAIFHVQRELEVTGDNHHPAIVLCDRGTIDGLAYWPGEPEEFWSSVGATVDDELRRYDAVIHLRTPPLEHGYNHQNPLRTESATAAAEIDTRIALAWERHPRRFIVESSADFLDKAARAVAILRDEVPACCRGHVVPAPRSGRPVAR
- a CDS encoding efflux RND transporter periplasmic adaptor subunit; the encoded protein is MTTPSSAPHTSRLLLAAVAVGSLALGAGITYTLVRRGAAPAGAAPAATTEHAQAGHSTPAAEASAPGPQRVLISPARQQTIGVRTAIVGHQSMDSTIRTVGAMAYDETRITEVHPKIAGWVERTFVDYVGKTVRRGQPLLTIYSPELVSTQHEYLLALRARGQLSKSAFAETRSGAESLLEATRDRLRLWDVSDAQVEALERTGEVQRTLTLYSPFNGVVLERNTYAGQYITPDTATAKIADLSRIWVVAQIFEYETRSVRLGQEALIEFPYGQSTRKLTGKITFIYPDIDPQTRRARVRIEFANPGLELKPETYVTVTIQVAGGHALAVPREAVIDTGTAQYVIVALADGYFEPRPVEVGAPVDAFYPVLTGLAEGDRIVTSAQFLIDSETNLQAAMQAMSLSMPGMDMGGATRDLPAKGVGGAGADMPGMDMSPKPGAAPGNATPPPPHQHQ
- a CDS encoding TonB-dependent receptor; its protein translation is MDVIRLARLVGMSVAVLATMTQTQAWAQTSTTLVGTVTQGGNNQPLAAALVVIDELRREVRTNDEGVYKFEGVPPGSYHVGVRAEGYSTRRTEVTVAAQPVTLNLAVDFDLHFAEVLSVSPNARPQFESYQPTSVLAGQELAKQLESTIGATLSEAPGVATRAFGPGPARPVIRGLDGDRIAVLEDGQRMGDLSSQSGDHSVPSNPAAAKKIEVVRGPATLLYGANAIGGLVNVITDQIPTEKQQGASGTITMDYTSNGSQAGGAGDIHVGNGKFAAHFGGAGRRAGNYMTPQGKVDNSGSRMGLGTLGAAWTGERSYVGASYGYDDTKYGIPIVEEGQISLTPKRHSFSLRAGGAQLGGWLQSYRATLGVRRYEHSELTGTEVGTTFNNDTVEGEVLLSHRPAGKLTGSFGVWFLDRNFAATGEEALSPPVGQRSFAGFLYEEFGSPHATVQFGGRLDHAAYRPENGLTPRAFNEFSGSVGLLLKPRAANENVVVAINVARAARYPALEELYYLGPHPGNLAFEVGNDELGAEHALGFDVSVRGRSRRFGGELTFFRNDIKNYIFRQPTGEEAEGFPVVENIAADSVLLGAEAHADVKVTDELTVEVTYDWVKGELSASGQPLPRIPPFRVLTGLTYRKNAFQFGGSVSIVSDQTRVYGAELPTDGYSTGRVFGSYSFSKAGVLNTITARLDNATDALYRNHLNYLKDVLPESGRTFKLVYSIGF
- a CDS encoding CusA/CzcA family heavy metal efflux RND transporter; amino-acid sequence: MIDKLIAFSARNGFVVLLLIVAITGGGVWAIRSTPIDAIPDLSDVQVIISANWEGRSPTLVEDQVTYPIVTALLSAPQVKVVRGFSYFDVAFVYVIFEDGTDPYWARSRVLEYLNGLQGRLPAGVTPILGPDASGVGWGFEYALVDRTGKTDLARLRTLNDWYVQYWLRSVPGVAEVAPVGGYVKQYQVEIDPNALVAYGMSIDMVIAAIRQSNNDVGGRVVEWTGREYMVRGRGYLTGVADIEMVSLGARPNGTPVLVKDVGRVQIGSDMRRGVADLNGEGDVAGGIVVIRSGVDTNSVIKNIKAAVAGRIQPALPEGVELVTTYDRSDLIERSISNLREKLIEEGIIVSLVCVVFLWHFRSALVAILTLPLAILLSFVAMKAVGVGSNIMSLGGIAIAIGAMIDAAIIMIENAHKHLEHDEGTGSRTEILIRAAQEVGRPLFFSLLIITVSFLPIFTLEGQEGRLFHPLAFTKTFAMGFAALTSVLVVPFLMVLFIRGRIPKEERNPVNRFLIWAYHPFVRFVLRHRALTLIAALLLMASTVPVYLKLGSEFMPPLYEGTLLYMPITLPGASVQTAQQILTLQDKLIKSVPEVASVFGKAGRALTATDPAPLEMIETVINLKPESEWRPGMTVDLLEAELDKTVRLPGVVNAWTMPIKGRVDMLSTGIRTPVGIKIFGPKLETINEIGTQIEGAIASVAGTRNVFAERVTGGYYLDFTIKRDQIARYGLTIQDVEMVIESAIGGANITTTIEGRERFPVSVRYQRAYRSDLNTLKRTLIATPGGAQIPIEQVADISVSSGPTVIRTEQAQLLGYVYVDVAGRDIGGYVEDAKRVVAQMVKLPEGYTLEWSGQYEYMMRAAARLRIVIPVTLLIVIVLLYFSTRSAAKILIVLLAVPFSLIGAFWLIYLLGYNMSVAVWVGIIALAGVDAETGVVMLLYLDQSFAKFKAAGRMNSLADLQEAVEDGAVKRIRPKMMTVMAILMGLLPIMWSHGAGADVMKRIAAPMVGGVVTSFALELLIYPVVYTLWKWHTEVKPARVNPAG